The following proteins come from a genomic window of Oncorhynchus clarkii lewisi isolate Uvic-CL-2024 chromosome 23, UVic_Ocla_1.0, whole genome shotgun sequence:
- the LOC139381532 gene encoding protein phosphatase 1 regulatory subunit 3C-B-like, giving the protein MPGPVMPVDIAMQMYITHSPPLWSFLSSYENLRVKNRENHYKPLRPCISSQRPLDARKSPKTTIKIPKGKKKVVFADSKGMSLTAIHIFSKFDEKPVLSDLQFDLTDLENANMQLKISTMRSLVLDFPQPAADYLAFRNRLLKDSVCLENCTLQERSLTGTVKVRNLGFEKSVQVRLTVDSWKTNTDIDCSFINNVYSCQDTDTFTFVFDLPSYVHPYNKVEFCICFKSKDQVFWDNNDGENYMLKPIGWNGEDVQTLAKTIVEHKKPAEHNNGNKLLEMEFDQFGSPRLSSGLFPGWQSLGRIENGANYW; this is encoded by the coding sequence ATGCCAGGCCCTGTTATGCCTGTAGATATTGCTATGCAGATGTACATCACACACTCTCCACCTCTCTGGAGCTTCCTCAGCTCCTATGAGAACTTGAGGGTCAAGAACCGGGAAAACCACTACAAGCCCCTCCGGCCCTGCATTAGCTCCCAAAGGCCCTTGGATGCCCGGAAGAGCCCCAAGACCACCATAAAGATCCCCAAAGGCAAGAAGAAAGTGGTCTTTGCCGACTCCAAAGGCATGTCCCTCACAGCCATCCACATCTTTTCAAAGTTCGATGAAAAGCCTGTGCTCTCCGACTTACAATTTGACCTTACAGACCTGGAGAATGCCAACATGCAGCTGAAGATCAGCACCATGCGAAGCCTGGTGCTGGACTTCCCCCAACCCGCTGCAGACTATCTGGCCTTCCGGAACCGGCTGTTGAAGGACTCTGTGTGCCTGGAAAACTGCACACTGCAGGAGAGGTCACTCACAGGCACTGTGAAAGTCCGAAACCTTGGCTTTGAGAAATCTGTCCAGGTCCGGTTGACCGTTGACTCATGGAAAACCAACACAGACATTGACTGCTCCTTCATAAACAACGTCTACAGTTGCCAGGACACAGATACATTCACCTTTGTCTTCGATCTGCCAAGTTACGTGCATCCTTATAATAAAGTTGAATTTTGCATATGTTTCAAGAGCAAAGACCAGGTTTTCTGGGACAATAATGATGGGGAAAACTACATGCTCAAACCCATTGGGTGGAATGGAGAGGATGTGCAAACACTGGCAAAAACCATTGTTGAGCATAAGAAACCAGCAGAGCACAACAATGGTAATAAACTACTGGAGATGGAGTTTGACCAGTTTGGAAGTCCCCGTTTATCAAGTGGACTCTTTCCTGGGTGGCAAAGCTTGGGCAGAATTGAGAATGGTGCCAACTACTGGTGA